Proteins encoded within one genomic window of Nordella sp. HKS 07:
- a CDS encoding MoxR family ATPase, translating into MRFEGTKDYVATGDLTMAVNAAIVLERPLLVKGEPGTGKTVLAREVAKALQIPLIEWHIKSTTKAQQGLYEYDAVGRLRDSQLGDERVHDIHNYIKRGKLWDAFTHQPRPVLLIDEIDKADIEFPNDLLQELDRMEFFVYETGETILAQQRPIVIITSNNEKELPDAFLRRCFFHYIKFPERETMQAIVDVHFPGLKGKLVHEALNIFYDIRDVPGLKKKPSTSELLDWIKLLLNEDVTPETLRERDPRKLIPPLHGALLKNEQDVSLFEKLAFMARREGR; encoded by the coding sequence ATGCGCTTCGAAGGCACCAAGGACTATGTCGCGACCGGCGATCTGACCATGGCGGTGAACGCGGCGATCGTCCTGGAGCGCCCCCTCCTCGTCAAGGGCGAGCCCGGCACCGGCAAGACGGTGCTGGCCCGGGAAGTCGCCAAAGCGCTGCAGATCCCCCTCATCGAATGGCACATCAAGTCGACGACCAAGGCGCAGCAGGGGCTCTATGAATATGACGCGGTGGGTCGCCTGCGCGATTCGCAGCTGGGCGACGAGCGCGTCCATGACATCCACAACTACATCAAGCGCGGGAAACTCTGGGATGCCTTCACCCACCAGCCGCGACCGGTGCTTCTCATCGACGAGATCGACAAGGCCGATATCGAATTCCCCAACGATCTCCTCCAGGAGCTCGATCGCATGGAATTCTTCGTCTACGAGACGGGCGAGACTATTCTCGCCCAGCAACGCCCTATCGTCATCATCACATCGAACAACGAGAAGGAATTGCCTGACGCCTTCCTGCGTCGCTGCTTCTTTCACTACATCAAATTCCCCGAGCGCGAGACGATGCAGGCCATTGTCGATGTGCATTTCCCCGGCCTCAAGGGCAAGCTCGTCCATGAGGCGCTCAACATCTTCTACGACATCCGCGACGTACCCGGCCTCAAGAAGAAGCCGTCGACCTCCGAGCTGCTCGACTGGATCAAGCTTCTCCTCAATGAGGATGTGACGCCTGAGACCCTGCGCGAGCGCGACCCGCGCAAGTTGATCCCGCCTCTCCATGGCGCGCTTCTGAAGAACGAGCAGGACGTGTCGCTGTTCGAGAAGCTGGCCTTCATGGCGAGACGCGAGGGAAGATGA
- a CDS encoding ankyrin repeat domain-containing protein: MASEPELHQAAAKNDVARIEALLKAGARVDARDQAERTALLAATHANAIDATRALIAAGADVNAKDNIQDSPYLYASAAGQIEILRMTLKAGADLKSVNRFGGTGLIPAAERGHIEVIRELIKAGVAIDHVNRLGWTALLEAIILSDGGPTHVEIVKLLIEAGADVNLADKDGVTPLKHAEKMGYRDIAKLLAAAGAKS, from the coding sequence ATGGCATCCGAACCCGAACTCCACCAGGCCGCCGCCAAAAACGACGTGGCGCGCATCGAGGCCCTTCTCAAAGCGGGGGCGCGCGTCGATGCCCGCGACCAGGCCGAGCGCACCGCCCTTCTCGCCGCCACCCATGCCAATGCGATCGATGCCACGCGCGCGCTCATCGCCGCCGGCGCCGATGTGAACGCCAAGGACAATATCCAGGATTCGCCCTATCTCTATGCCTCGGCCGCCGGCCAAATCGAGATCCTGCGCATGACCCTCAAGGCGGGCGCCGACCTCAAGAGCGTCAACCGCTTCGGCGGCACCGGCCTCATCCCCGCCGCCGAACGCGGCCACATCGAGGTCATCCGTGAGCTGATCAAGGCGGGTGTCGCCATCGATCATGTCAACCGCCTCGGCTGGACGGCGCTGCTCGAGGCCATCATCCTCTCGGATGGGGGACCTACGCATGTCGAGATCGTCAAGCTCCTCATCGAGGCCGGCGCCGATGTGAATCTCGCCGACAAGGACGGCGTCACGCCGCTCAAGCATGCCGAGAAGATGGGTTATCGCGACATCGCAAAGCTCCTCGCGGCCGCGGGTGCGAAGAGTTAG
- a CDS encoding multidrug efflux SMR transporter: MAWIYLFIAGVLEIGWAIGLKYTEGFTKPIPTVLTVSCIIVSFAFLGLALKTLPVGTAYAIWTGVGAVGTAVLGIYLFGDSANLERFRD, encoded by the coding sequence ATGGCCTGGATTTATCTTTTCATTGCCGGTGTGCTCGAGATCGGCTGGGCGATCGGGCTCAAATACACGGAAGGCTTCACCAAGCCTATTCCAACTGTGCTGACTGTCTCGTGCATCATCGTCAGCTTCGCGTTCCTGGGGCTGGCACTCAAGACACTGCCCGTCGGCACCGCCTATGCGATATGGACCGGCGTCGGGGCCGTCGGTACCGCCGTGCTGGGCATTTATCTGTTTGGCGATTCAGCCAACCTAGAGCGTTTTCGTGATTGA
- a CDS encoding flagellar biosynthetic protein FliO, with the protein MEFWTAYWSYIVGALIVLAVLVLLFVVIRALGGRVRGGKGARLGISEYYEIDKDRRLVLVRRDDVEHLVLIGGAQEVVIESGIPLAFDRDYDEGFARPPLRADAGRSAPRAPVEDPVTMRAAPRPPVFGEKRPVLRTVERGDPQLRNPDRDYGPDDRV; encoded by the coding sequence ATGGAATTCTGGACGGCATATTGGAGCTATATCGTGGGGGCTCTGATCGTGCTTGCGGTACTCGTGCTGCTGTTCGTCGTCATCCGCGCTTTGGGCGGTCGCGTGCGCGGCGGCAAAGGCGCCAGACTTGGCATCAGCGAGTATTATGAGATCGATAAGGACCGTCGCCTCGTTCTTGTGCGCCGCGACGATGTTGAGCATCTCGTGCTCATTGGCGGCGCCCAGGAAGTGGTGATCGAGTCCGGGATTCCCCTGGCCTTCGACCGCGACTACGACGAGGGCTTCGCCCGCCCGCCGCTGCGCGCCGATGCCGGTCGCAGCGCGCCGCGGGCCCCGGTCGAGGACCCGGTCACAATGCGTGCCGCGCCGCGTCCGCCGGTCTTCGGCGAAAAGCGTCCGGTGCTGCGCACCGTCGAGCGCGGTGACCCGCAATTGCGCAATCCGGACCGTGACTACGGCCCCGACGACCGGGTCTAA
- the dksA gene encoding RNA polymerase-binding protein DksA, translated as MAVEVEEDYKPREDEPFMNERQREYFRVKLLNWKEDILKESRETLAHLQDDNNILPDLADRASTETDRSLELRTRDRQRKLISKIDAALKRIEDGTYGYCEETGEPISLRRLDARPIATLSIEAQERHERRERVYRDD; from the coding sequence ATGGCGGTTGAAGTCGAAGAAGACTACAAACCAAGAGAAGACGAACCGTTCATGAACGAACGGCAGCGGGAATACTTTCGGGTCAAGCTGCTCAACTGGAAAGAGGATATCCTGAAGGAAAGCCGCGAGACGCTGGCGCATCTGCAGGATGACAATAATATCCTCCCGGATCTGGCCGACCGGGCCTCGACCGAGACCGATCGCTCCCTGGAACTCAGGACCCGCGACCGTCAGCGCAAGCTCATCTCCAAGATCGACGCGGCGCTGAAGCGCATCGAAGACGGCACCTATGGATATTGCGAGGAAACCGGCGAACCGATCAGCCTGCGCCGGCTCGACGCCCGCCCTATCGCCACCTTGTCGATCGAGGCGCAAGAACGCCATGAGCGGCGCGAGCGGGTCTATCGCGATGATTGA
- a CDS encoding TetR/AcrR family transcriptional regulator gives MSCRQFARHGYHHGNLKEALIAAARRLIAEHGPQGFTLNEASRTAGVSPSAPYRHFRDRHALIEATAEEGFKLFRERLLAATEGVSSPYEALARMGSAYYTFALEEPGFYQAMFSSGLPAVGASVTEAGERAFAVLEDAVRRLGAREHQVRELTIKIWALTHGMTGLITSSAISSEEAGRLACSAVEALLKDGGIAVPARTVDPAPARADSSPVS, from the coding sequence ATGAGCTGCAGGCAATTCGCCCGACACGGCTATCATCACGGAAACCTCAAGGAGGCGCTGATCGCGGCGGCACGCCGGCTCATCGCCGAACATGGGCCGCAGGGCTTCACCCTCAACGAGGCCTCGCGCACCGCAGGCGTCAGCCCCAGCGCCCCCTACCGCCATTTTCGGGACCGCCATGCCCTCATCGAGGCGACCGCCGAGGAGGGCTTCAAGCTGTTCCGCGAGAGGCTGCTCGCCGCCACCGAGGGCGTCTCATCGCCCTATGAGGCGCTCGCGCGCATGGGGTCGGCCTATTATACTTTCGCGCTGGAGGAGCCTGGTTTCTATCAGGCGATGTTCTCTTCCGGCCTGCCGGCGGTCGGCGCTTCGGTGACGGAAGCGGGTGAGCGGGCCTTCGCCGTGCTCGAGGACGCGGTGCGCCGCCTGGGTGCCAGGGAACATCAGGTGCGCGAGCTCACCATCAAGATCTGGGCGCTCACTCACGGCATGACCGGCCTCATCACGTCATCGGCCATTTCGTCCGAGGAGGCGGGCCGGCTCGCCTGCAGCGCCGTCGAGGCGCTGCTCAAGGATGGCGGCATCGCCGTGCCGGCGCGGACGGTTGATCCGGCGCCCGCGCGCGCCGATAGCTCACCCGTTTCATGA
- a CDS encoding cell wall metabolism sensor histidine kinase WalK — MKLPLWSRLRLAPRLAILIVATTVAVQSLETLLFYVFPPPGYLIVDQAWLAEASRDARNIAEAVPAGDRFAALTGSGLTRWLTFDLTGVAPDYAQDDPTRLEREVKSALVGKLGLPAADILVKTEDFKEQAVKTNVAVITEIPTAMDTETLISRDSLVVADLRIGLRLRDGSWLLIGPNETGVSSLHYLRNILGLVGTLFFVAAFSIWMARSIVKPVTQLAAAAERLGREREMTPISGMKLPEYAAIAGTFNEMQARLKKFVDERMQMLAAISHDLRTPLTRLRLYAECVKDKAQRTQILSDISDMETMVSTSLAFMSDDIHREPHSVVDVASLLISISDNFSDDGHKVAYEGPDHAQLSCRPVALKRAFTNLIDNGCKYGGEVKLSLTDTTASLIIDVRDNGPGIPADQAERAFAPFQRLEASRNRQTGGTGLGLTIARDVILGHGGDIRLINDAQGFVVRVELPRPRE; from the coding sequence ATGAAGCTGCCCCTCTGGTCCAGGCTCAGGCTGGCGCCCAGGCTTGCGATCCTCATCGTCGCCACGACGGTCGCGGTGCAGAGCCTCGAGACCCTGCTCTTCTATGTGTTTCCGCCGCCCGGCTATCTGATTGTCGACCAGGCCTGGCTGGCTGAGGCCAGCCGGGATGCCAGGAATATCGCCGAGGCGGTGCCCGCGGGCGACCGCTTCGCCGCCCTCACCGGCTCGGGACTGACCCGGTGGCTGACATTCGACCTGACGGGCGTTGCGCCCGATTATGCGCAGGACGACCCGACGCGGCTCGAGCGCGAGGTGAAGAGCGCGCTGGTGGGCAAGCTCGGCCTTCCAGCCGCTGACATCCTCGTCAAGACCGAGGACTTCAAGGAGCAGGCGGTCAAAACCAATGTCGCGGTCATCACCGAAATCCCGACCGCCATGGACACCGAGACTCTCATCTCGCGCGACAGCCTCGTCGTCGCGGATCTGCGCATCGGACTGCGTCTTCGCGACGGCAGCTGGCTCCTGATCGGCCCGAACGAAACCGGCGTTTCGTCCCTGCATTATTTGCGCAACATATTGGGTCTCGTCGGCACGCTCTTCTTCGTCGCCGCCTTTTCGATCTGGATGGCGCGCAGTATCGTCAAGCCTGTCACCCAGCTCGCCGCCGCGGCGGAGCGGCTCGGCCGCGAGCGCGAGATGACTCCGATCAGCGGCATGAAGCTGCCGGAATATGCGGCGATCGCCGGCACCTTCAACGAGATGCAGGCGCGCCTCAAGAAATTCGTCGACGAGCGCATGCAGATGCTTGCCGCCATCTCGCACGACCTGCGCACGCCCCTGACCAGGCTCAGGCTTTATGCCGAATGCGTGAAGGACAAGGCCCAGCGCACCCAGATCCTCTCCGACATTTCCGACATGGAGACGATGGTTTCAACCTCGCTCGCCTTCATGAGCGACGACATCCACCGCGAGCCCCACAGCGTCGTCGATGTCGCGAGCCTTCTCATCAGCATATCCGATAATTTCAGCGATGACGGACACAAGGTGGCCTATGAGGGGCCCGATCACGCGCAACTATCCTGTCGCCCGGTGGCACTGAAACGGGCATTCACCAACCTCATCGACAATGGCTGCAAATATGGCGGAGAAGTCAAGCTGTCGCTCACCGACACGACGGCCTCCCTCATCATCGACGTCCGCGACAACGGGCCCGGCATACCGGCCGACCAGGCCGAGCGCGCTTTCGCCCCCTTCCAACGGCTCGAAGCCTCGCGCAATCGCCAGACCGGCGGTACGGGCCTGGGGCTGACCATCGCGCGCGATGTGATCCTCGGCCATGGCGGCGATATCAGGCTGATCAACGACGCCCAAGGCTTCGTCGTGCGCGTCGAGTTGCCGAGACCGCGGGAGTAA
- a CDS encoding IS630 family transposase (programmed frameshift), which produces MGKPYSQDLRDRVLAAVDGGLKPGAVAELFHVDVSYVYKILIRRRTSGMTTALPWAGGPQPKLKGHHEVLRQHVSENCDATLAEIRTFLLAEHGIEVSVGCLWNALKQLKLPPQKKTQRATEQEREDIAEARRAWHEAQSDLNAARLVFIDETGAQTNMARRYGRAPRGQRLLCKVPWGHWKTITFVAALRCDGITAPAVFDGPMDGECFRAYVEQILAPTLSTGDIVIMDNLASHKVPGIKDAIEAAGAALRYLPPYSPDLNPIEQAIAKFKSHLRKEAARTLETLIQAIARTLNTFTPKECENYIRAAGYRHQL; this is translated from the exons ATGGGCAAGCCCTATTCCCAGGATTTACGTGATCGCGTGTTGGCGGCGGTTGACGGCGGGCTGAAGCCCGGCGCGGTGGCTGAGCTGTTTCATGTCGATGTGTCCTACGTCTATAAGATTCTGATCCGGCGTCGGACCAGCGGAATGACGACAGCGCTGCCGTGGGCTGGTGGTCCCCAGCCCAAGCTCAAGGGCCATCATGAAGTTCTACGCCAGCATGTGAGTGAGAACTGTGATGCCACGCTAGCGGAGATCCGGACCTTCTTACTGGCTGAGCATGGTATCGAGGTCAGTGTTGGTTGCCTTTGGAATGCTCTCAAGCAGTTGAAGCTGCCGC CTCAAAAAAAGACACAACGCGCCACCGAGCAGGAGCGCGAAGACATCGCCGAAGCGCGCCGAGCCTGGCACGAGGCTCAGAGCGATCTAAACGCGGCGCGCCTTGTCTTCATCGATGAGACCGGCGCTCAAACTAACATGGCACGCCGCTATGGCCGCGCTCCCCGCGGACAGCGCCTGCTGTGCAAAGTCCCGTGGGGACATTGGAAAACGATAACCTTCGTCGCCGCTCTCAGATGCGACGGTATCACCGCACCTGCCGTCTTCGATGGTCCGATGGATGGCGAGTGCTTCCGCGCCTATGTCGAACAGATCCTTGCGCCCACACTCTCAACCGGCGACATCGTCATCATGGACAATCTCGCCAGCCACAAGGTTCCCGGCATCAAGGATGCGATCGAAGCCGCCGGTGCTGCTCTGCGTTACCTGCCCCCTTACTCACCCGATCTCAACCCCATCGAGCAGGCAATCGCCAAGTTCAAATCACACCTGCGAAAGGAAGCTGCCCGTACTCTCGAAACCCTCATCCAGGCTATCGCCCGCACTCTCAACACCTTCACACCGAAAGAGTGCGAAAACTATATCCGCGCCGCTGGCTATCGCCATCAACTATGA
- a CDS encoding LysR substrate-binding domain-containing protein: MRLPSLNALRAFEAAARHQSFARAAAELHVTEGAVSRHVKLLEEELGLPLFIRRPRQVELTEHGRKLLPTLTRAFKSIAQGFADVAAEAPKLRLLSQPSFSIRWLIPRLDRFRASHPGITVNITTGLYEWPEAIGGGYDLVFGCGPDCPEGFEAMFVVPATMTPVCSPRLLKGRSIGAPGDLAGFNLLHTTPDRRDWKIWLEEFSVGDVDAMSGETFPVLDMAIQAAVMGQGVAMGELTLLGHEMASGELVCPLPDMALRRASEDYYVYGPAVRWNKPRVQAFRKWLEATAKD, from the coding sequence ATGCGCCTGCCATCCCTCAATGCCTTGCGCGCCTTCGAGGCGGCGGCGCGTCACCAGAGCTTCGCGCGCGCCGCCGCTGAGCTCCACGTCACCGAGGGCGCGGTCAGCCGCCATGTCAAGCTGCTCGAGGAGGAGCTCGGCCTGCCGCTCTTCATCCGCCGGCCGCGCCAGGTCGAGCTCACCGAGCATGGCCGCAAATTGCTCCCGACCCTGACGCGTGCCTTCAAGTCAATCGCCCAGGGCTTCGCCGATGTCGCGGCCGAGGCCCCGAAGCTCAGGCTCCTGAGCCAGCCGAGCTTCTCCATCCGCTGGCTGATCCCGAGACTCGATCGCTTCCGGGCCAGCCATCCCGGAATCACGGTCAATATCACGACCGGCCTCTATGAATGGCCGGAGGCGATCGGCGGCGGCTATGATCTCGTCTTCGGCTGCGGCCCGGATTGTCCCGAGGGCTTCGAGGCGATGTTCGTCGTACCCGCCACGATGACGCCGGTGTGTTCGCCGCGCCTGCTCAAGGGCCGCAGCATCGGCGCACCCGGCGATCTCGCAGGCTTCAATCTGCTCCACACCACGCCTGACCGCCGCGACTGGAAGATCTGGCTGGAGGAGTTTTCGGTGGGCGATGTCGATGCGATGAGCGGCGAGACCTTCCCGGTCCTCGATATGGCGATCCAGGCTGCGGTAATGGGGCAGGGCGTCGCCATGGGCGAGCTCACCTTGCTCGGCCATGAGATGGCGAGCGGCGAGCTCGTCTGTCCGCTTCCCGATATGGCGCTGCGCCGCGCCTCCGAGGACTATTACGTCTATGGTCCTGCAGTGCGCTGGAACAAGCCGCGGGTGCAAGCGTTCCGGAAATGGCTCGAAGCGACAGCGAAGGATTAG
- the cckA gene encoding cell cycle histidine kinase CckA, which produces MTDAGSKQTEVKAGPMGATRKGWPLLSLFLAILLAVACAAIAWKLRASVPAWLLVAGAVLAFLGLVVLFGYLAGIVHIGPSDRNQAFFNGLVDALGDACVVTDQRGRAVYGNAAYLKFVSAAGLTRLVGIENLYAGYPDLAQNIYRLSQSVREKRAASEEIRLNAGSSAPGAKPDRPVWIRISVAPIEAPGSPGHALWRHQDISADRAKQEAAFTHLQYIINYLDQAPAGFFSADAEGRIAYINATLAEWLGLDLEATTGGALTLKDVVSEAGEKLLTRIAPSGQATLTEAFDIDLIARDGRSVPARIIHRTGHDQDGRLQPSRSLVLPQPPKGAEAGASQLSDARLSRFFNTAPIGIAELDSRGIIRNANLAFLALSPEAKRGAALESLVAPAQIGLVKEALSAVGGVGPKSTHVDVSVISDPPRSVQFMIASHSEAEASFLVFALDMTENKSLEVQVAQGQKMQAIGQLAGGVAHDFNNVLTAIIGFSDLLLAKHRPTDPAFADIMNIKQNANRAANLVRQLLAFSRRQTLRPDVLSLTDVIADLGNLLGRLLGEKVELKVVHGRDLGMVKVDVNQFEQVIINLAVNARDAMPNGGTLTVRTSNAAVSALQTGGLALPPGDYVVCEVQDTGTGIPKEIVDKIWEPFFSTKDVGKGTGLGLSTVYGIIKQTGGFIFCDSVVGKGTVFRIYLPRHYPLAAAVEETREEKPEAKRADHTGKGTVLLVEDEDAVRAFASRALASRGYTVLEAASGEEALAIVAEKGGEISLVISDVVMPEMDGPTLLKELRKRGVMIKIIFISGYAEDAFEKNLEGEEDFAFLPKPFSLKQLAEAVKTVMGS; this is translated from the coding sequence ATGACTGACGCCGGAAGCAAGCAGACGGAGGTCAAGGCCGGGCCAATGGGCGCCACCCGCAAGGGCTGGCCGCTTTTGTCGTTGTTCCTGGCCATCCTCCTGGCCGTGGCCTGCGCCGCTATCGCCTGGAAACTGAGGGCAAGCGTGCCGGCCTGGCTGCTGGTCGCGGGCGCCGTCTTGGCCTTTCTCGGGCTCGTGGTGCTCTTCGGCTATCTCGCCGGCATCGTCCATATCGGCCCCTCCGACCGCAACCAGGCCTTTTTCAATGGCTTGGTAGACGCGCTGGGCGATGCGTGCGTCGTTACCGATCAACGTGGCCGCGCCGTTTATGGCAATGCCGCCTATCTGAAGTTCGTCTCGGCGGCGGGCCTTACCCGCCTCGTCGGCATCGAGAATCTCTATGCCGGCTATCCCGACCTTGCCCAGAATATCTACCGCCTGTCGCAATCGGTACGGGAAAAGCGGGCGGCCAGCGAGGAGATCCGCCTGAATGCCGGTTCCTCCGCCCCAGGCGCCAAGCCCGACCGGCCGGTCTGGATCAGGATCAGCGTCGCGCCCATCGAGGCGCCGGGCAGCCCCGGCCACGCGCTGTGGCGTCATCAGGATATCAGCGCCGACCGCGCCAAGCAGGAAGCGGCTTTCACGCATCTCCAGTATATCATCAACTATCTCGATCAGGCGCCGGCCGGCTTCTTCTCGGCCGATGCGGAAGGCCGCATAGCCTATATCAACGCCACGCTGGCCGAGTGGCTTGGGCTCGATCTCGAAGCGACGACCGGCGGTGCCTTGACCCTCAAGGATGTCGTGTCGGAAGCCGGCGAGAAGCTCCTGACCCGCATCGCGCCCTCGGGCCAGGCGACGCTCACGGAAGCCTTTGACATTGACCTTATCGCGCGCGACGGGAGGAGCGTCCCGGCGCGTATCATCCACCGCACCGGTCATGACCAGGACGGAAGGCTGCAGCCGTCGCGCAGCCTGGTCCTGCCGCAGCCGCCCAAGGGAGCGGAAGCGGGCGCCAGCCAGCTGTCCGACGCGCGGCTGTCACGCTTCTTCAATACTGCTCCCATCGGCATCGCCGAGCTCGACAGCCGCGGCATCATCCGCAACGCCAATCTCGCCTTTCTGGCGCTCTCGCCCGAGGCCAAGCGCGGTGCCGCGCTCGAGAGCCTGGTGGCGCCGGCGCAAATCGGCCTGGTGAAGGAGGCGCTCTCGGCCGTCGGCGGGGTGGGGCCCAAATCCACCCATGTGGACGTATCGGTGATCAGCGATCCGCCGCGCTCCGTGCAGTTCATGATCGCGAGCCACAGCGAGGCGGAGGCGAGCTTCCTCGTCTTCGCGCTCGATATGACGGAGAACAAGTCGCTCGAAGTGCAGGTGGCGCAGGGCCAGAAGATGCAGGCGATCGGCCAGCTCGCCGGCGGCGTCGCGCACGACTTCAACAACGTGCTCACCGCCATCATCGGCTTCTCGGATCTGCTGCTCGCCAAGCACCGGCCGACCGATCCGGCCTTCGCGGACATCATGAACATCAAGCAGAATGCCAACCGCGCCGCCAATCTGGTGCGCCAGCTGCTGGCCTTCTCGCGGCGCCAGACCTTGCGTCCTGATGTACTCTCCCTCACCGACGTGATCGCCGATCTCGGCAATCTGCTCGGCCGGCTATTGGGCGAGAAGGTCGAGCTCAAGGTGGTGCACGGGCGCGATCTCGGCATGGTCAAGGTCGACGTGAACCAGTTCGAGCAGGTGATCATCAATCTCGCCGTCAATGCGCGCGATGCGATGCCCAATGGCGGCACGCTGACGGTGCGCACGTCGAATGCGGCGGTCAGCGCGCTGCAAACAGGCGGTCTGGCGCTGCCGCCGGGCGACTATGTGGTATGCGAGGTTCAAGACACCGGCACCGGGATCCCCAAGGAAATCGTCGACAAGATCTGGGAGCCGTTCTTCTCCACCAAGGATGTCGGCAAGGGCACCGGGCTTGGGCTCTCGACCGTCTATGGCATCATCAAGCAGACGGGCGGTTTCATCTTCTGCGACAGCGTGGTGGGCAAGGGCACCGTCTTCCGCATCTATCTGCCGCGCCATTATCCGCTGGCCGCCGCCGTCGAAGAGACGCGCGAGGAGAAGCCCGAGGCCAAGCGGGCCGACCATACCGGCAAGGGCACGGTGCTCCTGGTCGAGGACGAGGATGCGGTGCGCGCCTTCGCCTCGCGGGCACTCGCCTCACGCGGCTATACGGTGCTCGAGGCCGCATCGGGCGAGGAGGCGCTGGCCATCGTCGCCGAGAAGGGCGGTGAGATCAGTCTCGTCATCTCCGACGTGGTGATGCCTGAGATGGACGGGCCGACGCTGCTCAAGGAATTGCGCAAGCGCGGCGTCATGATCAAGATCATCTTCATATCGGGCTATGCCGAGGATGCCTTCGAGAAGAACCTCGAAGGCGAGGAAGATTTCGCTTTCCTGCCCAAGCCTTTCTCGCTTAAGCAGCTTGCCGAAGCGGTCAAGACGGTGATGGGGAGCTAG
- a CDS encoding amidase, with protein sequence MFKPLRALAQDLDIGAVTAQALVETALARIQDPSGEGARAFLSVDGAAALEQAQFYDRQRKAGRPVPPFAGIPIGVKDLFDLKGQVTRAGSAVLNNAPQAKADAPAISRLKAQGFIAVGRNNMTEFAYSGVGLNPHYGTPRSPYDRKTGRIPGGSSSGAGVAVADGMVPLAIGTDTGGSCRIPASYNGVVGYKPSTGRIPTDGAYPLSKTLDSIGPLARTVDCCALADAALAGDWDGHIATPRHELRFALPRSYFADTIDETVTADFARAVADLRRAGILIEEVTLDELAQLPALNAKGGISAVEAILHHRAQIAEVGAGYDQRVRRRIESGAQISAPDYVEILTMRRQLIGRFNRAMTGFDALVMPTTCNVAPPISALERDEEYLRLNFLSLRNTFTGNFLDCCGISLPMHREGEAPTGFMLMAPHGQDQQIFAAARAVEKVLAGRG encoded by the coding sequence ATGTTCAAGCCATTGCGCGCTTTGGCGCAGGATCTCGACATCGGAGCCGTAACGGCGCAGGCGCTGGTCGAAACCGCGCTGGCGCGCATTCAGGATCCTTCCGGCGAAGGCGCCCGGGCCTTTCTCAGCGTCGATGGCGCCGCGGCGCTCGAGCAGGCGCAATTCTATGACCGGCAGCGCAAGGCAGGCCGGCCGGTGCCGCCCTTCGCCGGCATTCCGATCGGCGTCAAGGACCTGTTCGACCTCAAAGGACAGGTGACGCGGGCGGGCTCGGCGGTGCTCAACAATGCCCCGCAGGCGAAGGCGGACGCTCCCGCGATCTCCCGCCTCAAGGCGCAGGGCTTCATCGCCGTCGGGCGCAACAACATGACAGAGTTCGCCTATTCGGGCGTCGGCCTCAACCCGCATTACGGCACGCCGCGCTCACCCTATGACCGCAAGACCGGGCGCATTCCGGGCGGCTCGTCCTCGGGGGCGGGCGTCGCCGTCGCCGACGGCATGGTGCCGCTCGCCATCGGCACGGATACCGGTGGGTCGTGCCGCATTCCCGCTTCCTATAACGGCGTCGTCGGCTACAAGCCCTCGACCGGGCGTATCCCGACAGACGGCGCCTATCCCTTGTCTAAGACGCTCGACAGCATCGGGCCCTTGGCGCGCACGGTCGACTGCTGTGCGCTCGCCGATGCGGCCCTTGCCGGTGATTGGGACGGTCATATCGCGACGCCCAGGCATGAATTGCGTTTCGCTTTGCCGCGCAGCTATTTCGCCGACACGATCGACGAGACGGTCACGGCCGACTTCGCGCGCGCGGTGGCCGATCTGCGCAGGGCCGGCATCCTGATCGAGGAAGTGACGCTGGATGAACTGGCGCAACTGCCGGCGCTCAACGCCAAGGGCGGCATATCCGCCGTCGAGGCCATCCTGCATCACCGCGCCCAGATCGCCGAAGTGGGGGCGGGCTACGATCAGCGGGTGCGCCGGCGCATCGAATCGGGCGCGCAGATCTCGGCGCCCGATTATGTCGAGATCCTCACCATGCGGCGGCAGCTCATCGGCCGGTTCAACCGGGCGATGACCGGCTTCGACGCGCTGGTGATGCCGACCACCTGCAATGTGGCGCCGCCGATCTCGGCGCTCGAGCGCGACGAGGAGTATCTGCGCCTCAATTTCCTGTCCTTGCGCAACACCTTCACCGGCAACTTCCTCGACTGCTGCGGCATCTCTCTGCCGATGCACCGGGAGGGCGAGGCGCCGACCGGCTTCATGCTGATGGCGCCGCATGGTCAGGACCAGCAGATCTTCGCCGCGGCGCGCGCGGTGGAGAAGGTGCTGGCGGGGCGGGGATAG